One window of Candidatus Mycobacterium wuenschmannii genomic DNA carries:
- a CDS encoding Pls/PosA family non-ribosomal peptide synthetase, with the protein MATPEAAELVPAQYLLSPRAASPRTLIDVLYDTAACFPEAAAIDDGTVQLTYSELVSDIEASVAWLAARGIGRGDRIGIRMPSGSFALYEAILATLAAGAAYVPVDADDPDERAELVFGEANVVAIVTEAGMTRGPGSSRGWRAEPPTLRDDAWIIFTSGSTGTPKGVAVTHRSAAAFVDAEAQMFLRDNPIGPGDRVLAGLSVAFDASCEEMWLAWRHGACLVPAPRSLVRSGMDLGPWLVSRDVTVVSTVPTLAALWPAEALEAVRLLIFGGEACPPELAARLAVDGREVWNTYGPTEATVVACAARLGAEGPVRIGLPLPGWDLAVVDGDGRPVADGETGELVIGGVGLARYLDEAKDAEKYAPMPTLGWSRAYRSGDLVRLESDGLIFCGRADDQVKVGGRRIELGEVDSALVHLPGVSGGAAAVRRTGAGTPVLVGYIASADLDFDMATARARLAEQLPAALVPRLVRVDELPTRTSGKVDRDALPWPPPGGDADLASDLAGTASWLAGLWRDLLAATVDGPEADFFALGGGSLAAAQLVAALRERYPQVTVADLYDHPRLGSLASFLDELEKPPDVVERVVRPTPLRTQLAQLALSVPLATLTALQWVTWLALGNNVARWLRVVSWTVSVPWWLVGVAFVVFVTPLGRMGIAVLAARLLLPNVKPGSYPRGGWLHLRVWLAERLAEASGATNLAGAPWLVYYARALGADIGKGVDLHSMPPVTGLLTLGHRSAVEPEVDLCGHWIDGDTFHIGAIAIGNDATIGARTTLLPGAVVGKNADVAPGSGVVGKVKSRQYWKGSPAVKSGRVKHPWPDERPARRTHWVVVYALTSMLLAAMPLSALAAGLAVIGVSVHRTQRLSQAVLPALCWTPVATIAGLAVYAALTVIAVRALSIGLREGYHPVRSRSGWQLWATERLMDGARNYLFPLYASLATPTWLRVLGAKVGRDTEISTVLLTPKFTVIEDGAFLADDTMVASYELGGGWIYAAKTTVGRRAFLGNSGITQPGRRVPDDGLVAVLSAAPPKAKRGSSWLGSPPMRLRRRPAEADATRTYEPPCRLKAMRATVEAFRLIPVMVTAAIGLAVLGALQALARIFGFWAAALGGGLVLLIAGVVAAVVAVVAKWLLIGRIRAGEFPLWSSFVWRNELADTFVETVAAPWFARAVSGTPVMNMWLRALGATVGRGAWCETYWLPEADLVTLGRGSTVNRGCVVQTHLFHDRIMRMDEVVLEHGATLGPHGVALPSARLGAGVTVGPASLVVRGDSVPKSTRWQGNPIRPWIAPREKSGKKAAA; encoded by the coding sequence GTGGCGACGCCTGAAGCTGCCGAACTCGTGCCGGCGCAGTACCTGTTGTCGCCGCGCGCCGCGAGCCCGCGAACGCTCATCGACGTCCTCTACGACACCGCCGCCTGCTTCCCCGAAGCGGCCGCCATCGACGACGGCACCGTCCAGCTCACCTACAGCGAACTGGTCAGCGATATCGAAGCGAGCGTCGCCTGGCTGGCCGCCCGCGGGATCGGCCGCGGCGACCGAATCGGCATCCGGATGCCGTCGGGAAGCTTCGCGCTGTACGAGGCGATCCTGGCGACGCTGGCGGCCGGGGCGGCGTATGTGCCTGTCGACGCCGACGACCCGGACGAGCGCGCCGAGCTGGTCTTCGGCGAGGCCAACGTCGTCGCGATCGTCACCGAAGCGGGCATGACCCGCGGTCCCGGATCGTCGCGCGGCTGGCGGGCCGAGCCGCCGACCCTGCGTGACGACGCGTGGATCATCTTCACGTCCGGCTCGACCGGCACGCCCAAGGGTGTTGCCGTCACCCACCGCAGCGCCGCCGCATTCGTCGACGCCGAGGCGCAGATGTTTTTGCGGGACAACCCGATTGGCCCGGGTGACCGGGTGTTGGCCGGGCTGTCGGTGGCATTCGACGCGTCGTGCGAAGAGATGTGGCTGGCCTGGCGGCACGGCGCCTGTCTGGTGCCCGCACCGCGGTCGCTGGTGCGCAGCGGCATGGACCTCGGGCCGTGGCTGGTGAGCCGTGACGTGACCGTGGTGTCGACCGTGCCGACGCTGGCCGCGCTGTGGCCCGCCGAAGCGCTGGAAGCGGTGCGGCTGTTGATCTTCGGCGGCGAGGCCTGCCCGCCGGAACTTGCCGCGCGGCTGGCGGTCGACGGCCGAGAGGTGTGGAACACCTATGGGCCCACCGAAGCCACCGTCGTCGCCTGCGCCGCGCGGTTGGGCGCCGAGGGACCGGTGCGCATCGGGCTGCCGCTGCCCGGGTGGGACCTGGCCGTCGTCGACGGCGACGGCCGGCCGGTGGCCGACGGCGAAACGGGCGAGCTGGTGATCGGCGGGGTGGGCCTGGCCCGCTACCTGGACGAGGCAAAAGATGCCGAGAAGTACGCGCCGATGCCGACGTTGGGATGGTCGCGGGCCTACCGCAGCGGCGACCTGGTTCGGCTGGAAAGCGACGGCCTGATTTTCTGCGGGCGCGCCGACGATCAGGTGAAGGTCGGCGGTCGGCGCATCGAGCTGGGCGAGGTCGACTCGGCGCTGGTGCATCTGCCCGGCGTCAGCGGCGGCGCCGCGGCCGTGCGCCGGACGGGAGCGGGCACCCCGGTGCTGGTCGGCTACATCGCCAGCGCCGACCTGGACTTCGACATGGCCACCGCGCGGGCCCGCTTGGCCGAGCAGCTGCCGGCGGCGCTGGTGCCGCGGCTGGTGCGGGTCGACGAGCTGCCCACCCGCACCTCGGGCAAGGTCGACCGCGACGCATTGCCGTGGCCGCCGCCCGGCGGCGACGCCGACCTGGCCTCCGACCTTGCCGGCACCGCGAGCTGGCTGGCCGGGTTGTGGCGGGATCTGCTCGCCGCCACGGTCGACGGGCCGGAGGCCGATTTCTTCGCCCTCGGCGGTGGGTCGCTGGCCGCCGCGCAATTGGTCGCCGCGCTACGCGAGCGTTATCCGCAGGTCACCGTCGCCGACCTGTATGACCACCCGCGACTCGGCTCGCTGGCCAGCTTTCTCGACGAGTTGGAGAAGCCACCCGACGTCGTCGAGCGGGTGGTCCGACCGACGCCGCTCCGGACTCAGCTCGCGCAGCTCGCACTGTCGGTGCCGCTGGCGACGCTGACGGCGCTGCAGTGGGTGACCTGGCTCGCGCTCGGCAACAACGTCGCCCGCTGGTTGCGCGTGGTGTCGTGGACGGTCTCGGTGCCGTGGTGGCTGGTCGGTGTCGCGTTCGTCGTGTTCGTCACGCCGCTGGGCCGGATGGGCATCGCCGTGCTGGCGGCGCGGCTGCTACTGCCGAACGTGAAACCCGGCAGCTATCCGCGCGGCGGCTGGCTGCATCTGCGGGTCTGGTTGGCGGAACGGCTGGCGGAGGCCAGCGGCGCGACGAACTTGGCCGGGGCGCCGTGGCTGGTCTACTACGCTCGCGCGCTCGGCGCCGACATCGGCAAGGGTGTCGATCTGCACTCGATGCCACCGGTCACCGGGCTGCTCACGCTCGGGCACCGCAGCGCGGTGGAACCCGAAGTCGACCTGTGCGGGCATTGGATCGACGGCGACACATTCCATATCGGGGCGATCGCCATCGGCAACGACGCCACCATCGGCGCCCGAACCACCCTGCTGCCCGGGGCGGTCGTCGGCAAGAACGCGGACGTCGCGCCCGGCTCGGGGGTGGTCGGCAAGGTCAAGAGCCGGCAGTACTGGAAGGGCTCCCCCGCGGTGAAATCCGGCCGGGTGAAACATCCGTGGCCCGACGAGCGCCCGGCCCGCCGCACCCACTGGGTGGTCGTCTACGCGCTGACGTCAATGCTGCTCGCCGCGATGCCGCTGTCCGCACTGGCCGCCGGGCTGGCCGTGATCGGCGTGAGTGTGCATCGCACGCAACGGCTTTCACAAGCCGTGCTGCCAGCCCTGTGCTGGACTCCGGTTGCGACGATCGCGGGACTGGCGGTATACGCGGCGCTGACGGTCATCGCGGTGCGTGCGCTCTCGATCGGGTTGCGGGAGGGCTATCACCCGGTGCGCAGCCGCAGTGGCTGGCAGCTGTGGGCTACCGAGCGGCTGATGGACGGTGCCCGCAACTACCTGTTCCCGCTGTATGCCAGCCTCGCCACGCCCACCTGGCTGCGCGTGCTCGGCGCCAAGGTCGGCCGCGACACCGAGATCTCCACGGTGCTGCTGACGCCGAAGTTCACTGTCATCGAGGATGGCGCGTTCCTGGCCGACGACACCATGGTCGCCTCCTACGAGCTTGGCGGCGGCTGGATTTACGCGGCGAAGACCACGGTCGGCCGGCGCGCGTTCCTGGGTAATTCGGGCATCACCCAGCCGGGTCGCCGGGTGCCTGACGACGGATTGGTCGCGGTGCTCTCCGCGGCGCCGCCGAAGGCCAAACGCGGCTCGTCCTGGTTGGGCAGTCCGCCGATGCGGTTGCGGCGGCGACCGGCCGAAGCCGATGCGACGCGGACCTACGAGCCGCCGTGTCGATTAAAGGCGATGCGCGCCACCGTCGAGGCCTTCCGGCTGATTCCGGTAATGGTGACCGCCGCGATCGGACTGGCGGTGCTGGGCGCGCTACAGGCGCTGGCGCGGATCTTCGGCTTCTGGGCGGCCGCACTGGGCGGCGGTCTGGTGCTGCTGATCGCCGGCGTGGTCGCCGCGGTCGTCGCGGTCGTCGCGAAATGGCTTCTGATTGGCCGGATTAGGGCCGGTGAGTTTCCGCTATGGTCGTCGTTCGTGTGGCGTAACGAACTCGCGGATACGTTTGTGGAGACGGTCGCCGCGCCGTGGTTCGCCCGCGCGGTCAGCGGGACCCCGGTCATGAACATGTGGCTGCGTGCGCTCGGTGCGACCGTCGGTCGCGGCGCCTGGTGTGAGACCTACTGGCTGCCCGAAGCCGACCTCGTCACGCTCGGCCGGGGCAGCACCGTCAATCGCGGCTGCGTCGTGCAGACCCACCTGTTCCACGACAGAATCATGCGGATGGACGAAGTTGTGCTCGAGCACGGCGCCACACTCGGCCCGCATGGCGTGGCCCTGCCATCGGCCCGACTCGGCGCGGGCGTCACCGTAGGCCCCGCGTCGCTGGTGGTCCGCGGCGACTCTGTGCCGAAATCGACTCGCTGGCAAGGTAATCCGATTAGGCCGTGGATCGCGCCGCGGGAGAAGTCCGGCAAGAAGGCGGCCGCGTGA
- the pheS gene encoding phenylalanine--tRNA ligase subunit alpha, translating to MGAQPPSTDALSPEALTAAVDAARQAFAAASDLDELARAKTEHLGDRSPVALARQALGSVPKAERADGGRLVNTARGEVQQSYDDRLAELRAERDAAVLIAERIDVTLPSTRQPTGARHPITILAEHIADTFIAMGWELAEGPEVETEQFNFDALNFPADHPARSEQDTFYIAPEGSRQLLRTHTSPVQVRALLERTLPVYVISIGRTFRTDELDSTHTPVFHQVEGLAVDRGLSMAHLRGTLDAFARSEFGPQARTRIRPHFFPFTEPSAEVDVWFENKKGGAGWVEWGGCGMVNPNVLRAVGIDPAEYSGFAFGMGLERTLQFRNGIPDMRDMVEGDVRFSLPFGVGA from the coding sequence GTGGGTGCCCAGCCCCCGTCCACGGATGCCCTGTCGCCGGAGGCGTTGACCGCCGCGGTCGACGCCGCCCGGCAAGCCTTCGCAGCCGCGAGCGATCTCGACGAGTTGGCGCGGGCCAAGACCGAGCATCTGGGCGATCGCTCACCGGTCGCGCTGGCGCGCCAGGCGCTGGGCAGCGTCCCGAAGGCCGAGCGCGCCGACGGGGGCCGACTGGTGAACACCGCACGCGGCGAGGTGCAGCAGAGCTACGACGATCGGTTGGCGGAATTGCGGGCCGAGCGGGATGCGGCCGTGCTGATCGCCGAGCGCATCGACGTGACGCTGCCCTCCACCCGGCAGCCGACCGGCGCGCGACATCCGATCACGATCCTGGCCGAGCACATCGCCGACACCTTCATCGCGATGGGCTGGGAGTTGGCCGAGGGGCCAGAAGTCGAGACCGAGCAGTTCAACTTCGACGCCCTCAACTTTCCGGCGGATCACCCGGCGCGCAGTGAGCAGGACACCTTCTACATCGCACCGGAGGGCTCTCGCCAGTTGCTGCGCACGCACACCTCGCCGGTGCAGGTGCGCGCCCTGCTCGAACGCACGCTCCCGGTGTACGTGATCTCGATCGGCCGCACGTTCCGCACCGATGAACTCGACTCCACCCACACACCGGTCTTCCATCAGGTGGAGGGACTCGCCGTGGATCGCGGATTGTCGATGGCGCATCTGCGCGGCACGCTCGACGCATTCGCCCGGTCCGAATTCGGACCGCAGGCCCGAACCCGGATCCGCCCGCACTTCTTTCCATTCACCGAGCCGTCGGCCGAGGTCGACGTGTGGTTCGAGAACAAAAAGGGCGGCGCCGGCTGGGTCGAATGGGGTGGCTGCGGCATGGTGAACCCAAATGTGTTGCGCGCCGTCGGGATTGACCCCGCCGAGTATTCGGGCTTCGCATTTGGTATGGGACTCGAGCGCACGCTGCAGTTCCGCAACGGCATCCCCGACATGCGCGACATGGTCGAGGGCGACGTCCGGTTCTCGCTGCCGTTCGGGGTGGGTGCCTGA